A window of Bufo gargarizans isolate SCDJY-AF-19 chromosome 9, ASM1485885v1, whole genome shotgun sequence contains these coding sequences:
- the LOC122919820 gene encoding olfactory receptor 1009-like: MGHENNHISIVLKLHNINVYKTSPFSFYSKFQNLTEIKELILLGFKFSPQLRMFLFYLFLVVYFGTICGNLLIITLVSTSKNLHTPMYFFILQLSMSDILLSTDVTPNMLNIILNDGGKLTFIGCMTQFCFFCFAESFECLLLTVMSYDRYVAICNPLHYASLMTNGHCLVLSISSWLLSFCVVFTDILSILNLKFCGANIIDHLFCDLVPLEDIACSDTFTIKLYLSLLSIPLLIIPSIIIFTSYVNIVRAILRIPANISRQKAFSTCSSHLIVVSIFYSTLFIVYILPTRGQSSDVNKIASLLYTVFTPLINPIIYSLRNKEIKNALQGTIQRYL; the protein is encoded by the exons ATGGGACATGAAAACAACCACATCTCCATCGTCTTGAAGCTCCACAATATAAATGTGTATAAGACTTCACCATTCAGTTTCTATTCT AAGTTTCAAAATCTGACTGAGATCAAGGAGTTAATTCTTTTGGGTTTTaaattcagcccacagctaagaATGTTCCTCTTCTATCTTTTCCTTGTGGTTTACTTTGGGACAATTTGTGGGAACCTCCTGATCATCACCCTGGTGTCCACCAGCAAGAACCTCCACACTCCAATGTACTTCTTCATCTTACAATTGTCCATGAGTGACATTTTGTTGTCCACAGATGTTACCCCCAACATGCTCAACATTATACTAAATGATGGAGGGAAATTAACTTTTATTGGCTGCATGACACAGTTTTGTTTCTTCTGTTTTGCAGAATCATTTGAATGTCTTCTTCTCACAGTGATgtcttatgacagatatgtggccATCTGTAATCCCCTCCATTATGCTTCTCTAATGACAAATGGACATTGTTTGGTATTGTCCATCAGCTCTTGGTTGCTCAGTTTTTGTGTAGTGTTCACTGACATCTTATCAATATTAAACCTGAAGTTCTGTGGAGCAAATATCATTGACCATTTGTTCTGTGATCTTGTCCCCTTAGAAGATATTGCCTGCTCAGATACATTTACTATAAAACTCTATTTGTCTTTACTAAGCATTCCATTACTGATTATTCCCAGCATAATAATTTTTACTTCTTATGTGAACATTGTCCGTGCCATCTTACGGATTCCAGCTAATATCAGTAGACAGAAAGCTTTTTCCACCTGTAGCTCCCACCTCATTGTGGTCTCCATATTCTACTCAACTCTGTTCATTGTTTATATTCTTCCAACAAGAGGACAATCATCAGATGTTAATAAGATTGCATCTTTACTATATACTGTGTTTACACCATTGATCAATCCCATAATATACAGTTTGAGAAATAAGGAAATTAAGAACGCCCTTCAGGGAACTATCCAGAGATATCTATAA